The following coding sequences are from one Osmia bicornis bicornis chromosome 2, iOsmBic2.1, whole genome shotgun sequence window:
- the LOC123989295 gene encoding uncharacterized protein LOC123989295: MCTMFYDDFHTVCSNLSVASYSTSLYVCTYIKHNKHADVSQQAEIVRLLRSIARARNTKSFKHRKANHGTMDFDGTTKFCLIKVVGRILKHVIQFDPLAYVAHGNEDAVLFYFLVVVNNFLPFKKLSTGNGKWY, from the exons ATGTGTACTATGTTCTATGACGATTTTCACACTGTTTGTAGCAACCTTTCCGTGGCCTCCTACTCTACGTCgctatatgtatgtacatatatcaAACACAATAAACATGCCGACGTTTCACAGCAGGCTGAGATTGTGCGACTACTGCGATCGATCGCGAGAGCCAGAAACACGA AAAGTTTCAAACACAGAAAGGCTAATCATGGTACGATGGACTTTGATGGAACTactaaattttgtttaataaaggTGGTTGGTAGAATTTTAAAACACGTGATACAGTTTGATCCATTGGCGTACGTTGCCCATGGAAACGAGGACGCTGttctcttctattttcttgttgttgttaataattttcttcctttcaaG AAACTTTCAACTGGCAATGGAAAATGGTATTGA
- the LOC114875825 gene encoding GA-binding protein subunit beta-2 isoform X2, with the protein MQAETICTNDIEGLDSDTLIPVEILSCDVSHRARSQDALSIVELGKQLLFSAKYGDTDSVRDLMCRGAPFTTDWLGTSALHFAAQNNHTETAEVLLRAGISRDARTKVDRTPLHMAAYEGHHQMAQLLLNYGADVDSRDMLKMTPLHWAVEREHVEVMHVLLEHGADANATSKFDKTPISLALEHDRLDLVDILQQEREVVGTRIHQQSQANSAELEVATHNLIQLESERDEEKQKFELPQQESQQRRKITQVQVGKKPRMIFQQIHVGSNADVTQEKEIENVDEITNANNVNNNKKRKDVTTVGGVNKQFRLLEAHGITMIPVDNDASIVENAMESGRTVVLTEAGKLALNLTRNTSIGMKRLHVSGKKGAPRKVIAIRADQILNHNAPTIPSRGPNILKRSSMDNKAGKLYISSISNASSVSTHTQSKNIISASEMTESIILQLDDGIEEITEDDTTDNNEPVMDIAVLNRQLAEARRQAAEYRKRLQKKEEEAEIYKQQLKNITAQRASK; encoded by the exons atgcAAGCTGAAACTATTTGCACTAATGATATTGAGGGTCTGGATTCGGACACTCTTATCCCT GTTGAAATACTTTCCTGCGATGTTTCTCATCGTGCAAGATCTCAAGATGCCTTATCGATAGTGGAACTAGGAAAACAGTTACTTTTTAGTGCAAAGTATGGAGATACCGATAGTGTCCGTGACCTGATGTGCAGAGGTGCACCCTTTACCACTGATTGG TTGGGTACAAGCGCGTTGCATTTTGCTGCACAAAATAATCATACAGAAACAGCAGAGGTTTTACTTAGGGCAGGAATTTCAAGAGATGCAAGAACAAAAGTGGATAGAACGCCGTTACATATGGCTGCGTACGAAGGCCATCATCAAATGGCACAATTACTTCTTAATTATGGCGCAGATGTTGACAGTAGAGATATG CTAAAAATGACCCCTTTACACTGGGCAGTGGAACGAGAGCATGTTGAAGTAATGCATGTTCTATTAGAGCATGGAGCAGATGCAAATGCTACTAGTAAATTTGACAAAACACCAATTAGTCTTGCATTGGAACATGATAGATTAGATTTGGTAGATATATTGCAACAAGAAAGGGAGGTTGTAGGTACTAGAATTCATCAACAAAGTCAAGCAAATTCTGCTGAACTTGAAGTAGCAACTCATAACTTAATACAATTAGAATCTGAAAGAGATGAAGAAAAACAAAAGTTCGAATTACCACAACAAGAATCgcaacaaagaagaaaaattacacAAG TTCAAGTGGGAAAGAAACCACGAATGatttttcaacaaattcaCGTTGGATCAAATGCTGATGTTACtcaggaaaaagaaattgaaaatgtagATGAAATCACTAATGCGAATAatgttaacaataataaaaaacgtAAAGATGTTACGACTGTAGGAGGAGTAAACAAACAGTTTAGGTTACTAGAAGCTCATGGGATTACAATGATACCTGTAGATAATGATGCGTCTATAGTCGAAAATGCTATGGAAAGTGGAAGAACAGTCGTTTTAACTG agGCTGGTAAACTTGCTTTAAATTTAACGAGAAATACTTCAATAGGAATGAAACGACTTCATGTAAGTGGAAAGAAAGGAGCCCCTAGAAAAGTGATAGCAATAAGAGCAgatcaaattttaaatcataATGCGCCTACAATTCCATCTAGAGGACCTAATATATTGAAAAGGTCTTCCATGGATAATAAGGCGggaaaattatacatttcttctatttctaaTGCATCGTCTGTATCAACACACACGCAgtctaaaaatataatttctgcATCAGAG ATGACAGaatcaataattttacaaCTGGATGATGGAATAGAAGAAATTACCGAAGACGATACTACGGACAATAACGAACCAGTTATGGATATTGCAGTACTGAATAGACAGTTAGCAGAAGCGCGAAGACAAGCCGCTGAGTACCGAAAGCGGCTTCaaaagaaggaagaggaagCTGAAATATATAAACAACAACTTAAAAACATTACAGCGCAAAGAGCATCTAAGTAA
- the LOC114875825 gene encoding GA-binding protein subunit beta-1 isoform X3: MQAETICTNDIEGLDSDTLIPVEILSCDVSHRARSQDALSIVELGKQLLFSAKYGDTDSVRDLMCRGAPFTTDWLGTSALHFAAQNNHTETAEVLLRAGISRDARTKVDRTPLHMAAYEGHHQMAQLLLNYGADVDSRDMLKMTPLHWAVEREHVEVMHVLLEHGADANATSKFDKTPISLALEHDRLDLVDILQQEREVVGTRIHQQSQANSAELEVATHNLIQLESERDEEKQKFELPQQESQQRRKITQVQVGKKPRMIFQQIHVGSNADVTQEKEIENVDEITNANNVNNNKKRKDVTTVGGVNKQFRLLEAHGITMIPVDNDASIVENAMESGRTVVLTGMKRLHVSGKKGAPRKVIAIRADQILNHNAPTIPSRGPNILKRSSMDNKAGKLYISSISNASSVSTHTQSKNIISASENKIINSPTKMTESIILQLDDGIEEITEDDTTDNNEPVMDIAVLNRQLAEARRQAAEYRKRLQKKEEEAEIYKQQLKNITAQRASK; the protein is encoded by the exons atgcAAGCTGAAACTATTTGCACTAATGATATTGAGGGTCTGGATTCGGACACTCTTATCCCT GTTGAAATACTTTCCTGCGATGTTTCTCATCGTGCAAGATCTCAAGATGCCTTATCGATAGTGGAACTAGGAAAACAGTTACTTTTTAGTGCAAAGTATGGAGATACCGATAGTGTCCGTGACCTGATGTGCAGAGGTGCACCCTTTACCACTGATTGG TTGGGTACAAGCGCGTTGCATTTTGCTGCACAAAATAATCATACAGAAACAGCAGAGGTTTTACTTAGGGCAGGAATTTCAAGAGATGCAAGAACAAAAGTGGATAGAACGCCGTTACATATGGCTGCGTACGAAGGCCATCATCAAATGGCACAATTACTTCTTAATTATGGCGCAGATGTTGACAGTAGAGATATG CTAAAAATGACCCCTTTACACTGGGCAGTGGAACGAGAGCATGTTGAAGTAATGCATGTTCTATTAGAGCATGGAGCAGATGCAAATGCTACTAGTAAATTTGACAAAACACCAATTAGTCTTGCATTGGAACATGATAGATTAGATTTGGTAGATATATTGCAACAAGAAAGGGAGGTTGTAGGTACTAGAATTCATCAACAAAGTCAAGCAAATTCTGCTGAACTTGAAGTAGCAACTCATAACTTAATACAATTAGAATCTGAAAGAGATGAAGAAAAACAAAAGTTCGAATTACCACAACAAGAATCgcaacaaagaagaaaaattacacAAG TTCAAGTGGGAAAGAAACCACGAATGatttttcaacaaattcaCGTTGGATCAAATGCTGATGTTACtcaggaaaaagaaattgaaaatgtagATGAAATCACTAATGCGAATAatgttaacaataataaaaaacgtAAAGATGTTACGACTGTAGGAGGAGTAAACAAACAGTTTAGGTTACTAGAAGCTCATGGGATTACAATGATACCTGTAGATAATGATGCGTCTATAGTCGAAAATGCTATGGAAAGTGGAAGAACAGTCGTTTTAACTG GAATGAAACGACTTCATGTAAGTGGAAAGAAAGGAGCCCCTAGAAAAGTGATAGCAATAAGAGCAgatcaaattttaaatcataATGCGCCTACAATTCCATCTAGAGGACCTAATATATTGAAAAGGTCTTCCATGGATAATAAGGCGggaaaattatacatttcttctatttctaaTGCATCGTCTGTATCAACACACACGCAgtctaaaaatataatttctgcATCAGAG aataaaatcattaattcTCCTACAAAGATGACAGaatcaataattttacaaCTGGATGATGGAATAGAAGAAATTACCGAAGACGATACTACGGACAATAACGAACCAGTTATGGATATTGCAGTACTGAATAGACAGTTAGCAGAAGCGCGAAGACAAGCCGCTGAGTACCGAAAGCGGCTTCaaaagaaggaagaggaagCTGAAATATATAAACAACAACTTAAAAACATTACAGCGCAAAGAGCATCTAAGTAA
- the LOC114875825 gene encoding GA-binding protein subunit beta-1 isoform X1 has protein sequence MQAETICTNDIEGLDSDTLIPVEILSCDVSHRARSQDALSIVELGKQLLFSAKYGDTDSVRDLMCRGAPFTTDWLGTSALHFAAQNNHTETAEVLLRAGISRDARTKVDRTPLHMAAYEGHHQMAQLLLNYGADVDSRDMLKMTPLHWAVEREHVEVMHVLLEHGADANATSKFDKTPISLALEHDRLDLVDILQQEREVVGTRIHQQSQANSAELEVATHNLIQLESERDEEKQKFELPQQESQQRRKITQVQVGKKPRMIFQQIHVGSNADVTQEKEIENVDEITNANNVNNNKKRKDVTTVGGVNKQFRLLEAHGITMIPVDNDASIVENAMESGRTVVLTEAGKLALNLTRNTSIGMKRLHVSGKKGAPRKVIAIRADQILNHNAPTIPSRGPNILKRSSMDNKAGKLYISSISNASSVSTHTQSKNIISASENKIINSPTKMTESIILQLDDGIEEITEDDTTDNNEPVMDIAVLNRQLAEARRQAAEYRKRLQKKEEEAEIYKQQLKNITAQRASK, from the exons atgcAAGCTGAAACTATTTGCACTAATGATATTGAGGGTCTGGATTCGGACACTCTTATCCCT GTTGAAATACTTTCCTGCGATGTTTCTCATCGTGCAAGATCTCAAGATGCCTTATCGATAGTGGAACTAGGAAAACAGTTACTTTTTAGTGCAAAGTATGGAGATACCGATAGTGTCCGTGACCTGATGTGCAGAGGTGCACCCTTTACCACTGATTGG TTGGGTACAAGCGCGTTGCATTTTGCTGCACAAAATAATCATACAGAAACAGCAGAGGTTTTACTTAGGGCAGGAATTTCAAGAGATGCAAGAACAAAAGTGGATAGAACGCCGTTACATATGGCTGCGTACGAAGGCCATCATCAAATGGCACAATTACTTCTTAATTATGGCGCAGATGTTGACAGTAGAGATATG CTAAAAATGACCCCTTTACACTGGGCAGTGGAACGAGAGCATGTTGAAGTAATGCATGTTCTATTAGAGCATGGAGCAGATGCAAATGCTACTAGTAAATTTGACAAAACACCAATTAGTCTTGCATTGGAACATGATAGATTAGATTTGGTAGATATATTGCAACAAGAAAGGGAGGTTGTAGGTACTAGAATTCATCAACAAAGTCAAGCAAATTCTGCTGAACTTGAAGTAGCAACTCATAACTTAATACAATTAGAATCTGAAAGAGATGAAGAAAAACAAAAGTTCGAATTACCACAACAAGAATCgcaacaaagaagaaaaattacacAAG TTCAAGTGGGAAAGAAACCACGAATGatttttcaacaaattcaCGTTGGATCAAATGCTGATGTTACtcaggaaaaagaaattgaaaatgtagATGAAATCACTAATGCGAATAatgttaacaataataaaaaacgtAAAGATGTTACGACTGTAGGAGGAGTAAACAAACAGTTTAGGTTACTAGAAGCTCATGGGATTACAATGATACCTGTAGATAATGATGCGTCTATAGTCGAAAATGCTATGGAAAGTGGAAGAACAGTCGTTTTAACTG agGCTGGTAAACTTGCTTTAAATTTAACGAGAAATACTTCAATAGGAATGAAACGACTTCATGTAAGTGGAAAGAAAGGAGCCCCTAGAAAAGTGATAGCAATAAGAGCAgatcaaattttaaatcataATGCGCCTACAATTCCATCTAGAGGACCTAATATATTGAAAAGGTCTTCCATGGATAATAAGGCGggaaaattatacatttcttctatttctaaTGCATCGTCTGTATCAACACACACGCAgtctaaaaatataatttctgcATCAGAG aataaaatcattaattcTCCTACAAAGATGACAGaatcaataattttacaaCTGGATGATGGAATAGAAGAAATTACCGAAGACGATACTACGGACAATAACGAACCAGTTATGGATATTGCAGTACTGAATAGACAGTTAGCAGAAGCGCGAAGACAAGCCGCTGAGTACCGAAAGCGGCTTCaaaagaaggaagaggaagCTGAAATATATAAACAACAACTTAAAAACATTACAGCGCAAAGAGCATCTAAGTAA
- the LOC114875770 gene encoding dynein regulatory complex protein 9 isoform X2, which produces MENLKEEIREYGTFQVLTNEIERITCHKKEEEALLQQQEELRKTVAELQKIIADEKIANKEKKKSILYELSEGQRNIKKLKLIADAEEEYVMARENAKYEQNQLRCDMEIKKLEKMLNDYRVQEKNEERVHVEMTKFLIQETALFEEQAKEWEERYVREKEIYEKEICQLRSDIESRQKELEQLKEEYHCNQGFIDSCLAEKEALKKQKVQEERMRKSAVKIQAWWRGVMVRRKLGQYRPKEKKRKRQTNRKAKK; this is translated from the exons ATGGAGAACTTGAAAGAAGAGATTCGCGAATACGGAACTTTCCAAGTGTTGACGAACGAGATAGAACGAATTACTTGtcataaaaaagaagaagaagcttTGCTCCAGCAGCAAGAAGAACTGAGGAAAACCGTGGCTGAACTGCAGAAAATAATTGCCGACGAGAAAATCGCCAacaaggaaaagaagaaatctaTATTGTACGAACTTTCCGAAGGACAG agaaatataaagaaattgaaactAATTGCGGATGCTGAAGAAGAATATGTTATGGCTCGGGAGAATGCAAAGTACGAGCAAAATCAGTTACGTTGTGATATGGAGATCAAAAAATTAGAGAAAATGTTGAACGATTACCGTGTACaggaaaaaaatgaagagCGTGTACACGTTGAAATGACGAAATTTCTAATTCAGGAAACGGCG TTGTTCGAAGAGCAAGCGAAAGAATGGGAGGAACGGTACGTTCGAGAGAAAGAAATCTACGAGAAGGAGATTTGCCAGTTACGTAGTGACATAGAATCACGTCAAAAAGAGTTGGAGCAACTTAAAGAAGAG TATCACTGTAACCAGGGATTTATAGATAGCTGTTTAGCAGAGAAGGAAGCGCTTAAAAAACAAAAGGTACAGGAAGAACGAATGCGAAAAAGCGCGGTCAAGATCCAAGCTTGGTGGCGAGGTGTTATGGTACGCCGGAAGTTGGGGCAGTATCGgccaaaagaaaaaaagagaaagcgACAAACTAATCGTAAGGCGAAGAAATAA
- the LOC114875770 gene encoding dynein regulatory complex protein 9 isoform X1, which yields MYILYIRKVMENLKEEIREYGTFQVLTNEIERITCHKKEEEALLQQQEELRKTVAELQKIIADEKIANKEKKKSILYELSEGQRNIKKLKLIADAEEEYVMARENAKYEQNQLRCDMEIKKLEKMLNDYRVQEKNEERVHVEMTKFLIQETALFEEQAKEWEERYVREKEIYEKEICQLRSDIESRQKELEQLKEEYHCNQGFIDSCLAEKEALKKQKVQEERMRKSAVKIQAWWRGVMVRRKLGQYRPKEKKRKRQTNRKAKK from the exons atgtacatactaTATATCAGGAAAGTTATGGAGAACTTGAAAGAAGAGATTCGCGAATACGGAACTTTCCAAGTGTTGACGAACGAGATAGAACGAATTACTTGtcataaaaaagaagaagaagcttTGCTCCAGCAGCAAGAAGAACTGAGGAAAACCGTGGCTGAACTGCAGAAAATAATTGCCGACGAGAAAATCGCCAacaaggaaaagaagaaatctaTATTGTACGAACTTTCCGAAGGACAG agaaatataaagaaattgaaactAATTGCGGATGCTGAAGAAGAATATGTTATGGCTCGGGAGAATGCAAAGTACGAGCAAAATCAGTTACGTTGTGATATGGAGATCAAAAAATTAGAGAAAATGTTGAACGATTACCGTGTACaggaaaaaaatgaagagCGTGTACACGTTGAAATGACGAAATTTCTAATTCAGGAAACGGCG TTGTTCGAAGAGCAAGCGAAAGAATGGGAGGAACGGTACGTTCGAGAGAAAGAAATCTACGAGAAGGAGATTTGCCAGTTACGTAGTGACATAGAATCACGTCAAAAAGAGTTGGAGCAACTTAAAGAAGAG TATCACTGTAACCAGGGATTTATAGATAGCTGTTTAGCAGAGAAGGAAGCGCTTAAAAAACAAAAGGTACAGGAAGAACGAATGCGAAAAAGCGCGGTCAAGATCCAAGCTTGGTGGCGAGGTGTTATGGTACGCCGGAAGTTGGGGCAGTATCGgccaaaagaaaaaaagagaaagcgACAAACTAATCGTAAGGCGAAGAAATAA